The DNA segment GCCTATCACCGTTACAGGTTGTCCATTTAAGGATGCTATGCCCCCGACAATGGCTTTATCATCATGAAAAGAACGATCGCCATGGAATTCAATAAAATCGTCAAAAACAGATTTCATTATTTCTAAAGCAGTTAATCGTGATGTTTTCCTTGATAAAGCAACGATTTCCATAGCTTCTTTCAACTCGTTCACCTTCTTTATAAAATACTTGCCTGTCTATTTTACTGATGCATGTGTAAGATATCGCTTAGAATCTGTTTCAATTCTTTTCTTGGTACAATCTTATCAATAAACCCGTTCTCTAAAACAGATTCAGCAAGTTGAAAATCATCAGGAAGTTCTTCATTTATCGTCTGCTCAATTACACGTCTGCCAGCAAACCCAACTAGTGCTTGAGGTTCCGATAAGATGATATCACCTTGCATGGCAAAACTAGCCGTTACCCCACCAGTAGTCGGATCTGTCAAGACCGTTACGTAAAGTAAACCGGCATCACTGTGACGAGCTACAGCACCACTAATTTTAGCCATCTGCATCAGAGATAAAATACTTTCTTGCATACGAGCTCCACCTGAGGCAGTAAAAATGATGACAGGTAATTTTTCTTCTGTTGCTTTTTCAAATGTTCTTGTTATTTTTTCACCAACTATTTTCCCCATGCTTCCCATAATAAAATGAGAATCCATTACACAAATGGCTGTTTCGATTCCATTGATCGTACCTTTTCCAGTTAAAACAGCTTCATGAAGATCTGTCTTTTTCTGAGCTAATTCTATTTTTTTATCATAGTCTGGGAAATTTAAAGGATTTTCAAATGGAATATCGTGATACCACTCTTCAAAACTAGCTTCATCAATGGTTAATTCAATTCGCTTTTGTGCCCGTATTCTAAAGGTATAGCCACATTCAGGACAGATTTTTTCTGCTCCTAAATCCTTTG comes from the Carnobacterium sp. 17-4 genome and includes:
- the accD gene encoding acetyl-CoA carboxylase, carboxyltransferase subunit beta, with the protein product MQLFKKRAYIPITKRSQIDEETDNPMVPDGMFAQCPSCKKAIYTKDLGAEKICPECGYTFRIRAQKRIELTIDEASFEEWYHDIPFENPLNFPDYDKKIELAQKKTDLHEAVLTGKGTINGIETAICVMDSHFIMGSMGKIVGEKITRTFEKATEEKLPVIIFTASGGARMQESILSLMQMAKISGAVARHSDAGLLYVTVLTDPTTGGVTASFAMQGDIILSEPQALVGFAGRRVIEQTINEELPDDFQLAESVLENGFIDKIVPRKELKQILSDILHMHQ